The Micromonospora sp. NBC_00421 genome contains a region encoding:
- a CDS encoding nucleoside/nucleotide kinase family protein — MPGARAFSLDDLVARARSLADAGPRQLLGIAGAPGAGKSTLAERLVAAVGPTARLVPMDGFHLAQAELVRLGRADRKGAVDTFDANGYVSLLRRLRRLEPTAVYAPVFRRDLEEPVAGAVEVPPSVRLVVTEGNYLLLDEPPWDEVRSLLHEAWFLDLDAELRLRRLVARHLAYGRSPETATAWAYGSDEVNTAVVVGTAGRADLVIRSTDPG; from the coding sequence ATGCCCGGGGCCCGTGCGTTCTCCCTCGACGACCTGGTGGCCCGGGCCCGGTCGCTTGCCGACGCCGGCCCCCGCCAGCTGCTGGGCATCGCCGGGGCACCCGGCGCGGGCAAGTCCACCCTGGCCGAACGGCTCGTCGCGGCGGTCGGCCCGACCGCCCGGCTGGTGCCGATGGACGGCTTCCACCTCGCCCAGGCGGAGCTGGTCCGGCTGGGCCGGGCCGACCGCAAGGGCGCGGTGGACACCTTCGACGCCAACGGTTACGTCTCGTTGCTGCGTCGGTTGCGCCGGTTGGAGCCGACCGCCGTGTACGCGCCGGTGTTCCGCCGCGATCTGGAGGAGCCGGTGGCCGGGGCGGTGGAGGTGCCGCCCTCGGTCCGGCTGGTGGTGACCGAGGGCAACTATCTGCTGCTCGACGAGCCACCCTGGGACGAGGTGCGCTCGCTGTTGCACGAGGCGTGGTTCCTCGACCTGGACGCCGAGCTGCGGTTGCGCCGGTTGGTGGCGCGGCACCTGGCGTACGGGCGGTCCCCGGAGACGGCGACGGCCTGGGCGTACGGCAGCGACGAGGTGAACACCGCGGTGGTGGTGGGCACCGCCGGCCGGGCCGATCTGGTGATCCGGTCAACCGACCCGGGGTGA
- a CDS encoding sugar O-acetyltransferase, with protein sequence MTSMRERMLAGEPYIANEPEIIADLDRAARLTERFNRSSADDPEGRLAALRELLGTVGEDAWVRPPLYCDYGWQTHLGARSFVNFNAVLLDVARITIGADVQIGPNVQLLTATHPVEPGPRRARWEAAQPITIGDNVWLGGGVIVLAGVTVGENTVVGAGAVVTRDLPPNVVAVGNPARVIRTLE encoded by the coding sequence GTGACGTCCATGAGGGAACGCATGCTCGCCGGCGAGCCGTACATCGCGAACGAACCTGAGATCATCGCCGACCTGGACCGCGCCGCGCGGCTCACCGAACGCTTCAACCGCAGCTCCGCCGACGACCCCGAGGGCCGGCTCGCCGCCCTGCGCGAGCTGCTCGGCACCGTCGGCGAGGACGCCTGGGTACGCCCACCGCTGTACTGCGACTACGGCTGGCAGACCCACCTCGGCGCACGCAGCTTCGTGAACTTCAACGCCGTCCTGCTCGACGTCGCGCGGATCACCATCGGCGCGGACGTCCAGATCGGACCGAACGTGCAGCTGCTCACCGCCACCCACCCGGTCGAGCCGGGACCACGCCGGGCCCGGTGGGAGGCCGCCCAACCGATCACCATCGGCGACAACGTCTGGCTCGGCGGCGGGGTGATCGTTCTCGCCGGGGTGACCGTCGGGGAGAACACGGTGGTCGGCGCCGGCGCGGTGGTCACCCGCGACCTACCACCCAACGTGGTTGCCGTGGGTAACCCCGCACGGGTGATACGTACCCTGGAATGA
- a CDS encoding S8 family serine peptidase codes for MHGTRRTAAGGLVLALALGLPATSAGAAPAAQATPRPAAPAVGSITVTLITGDQVTVTRTGGAAVRPGAGRKHQQFVVSRERGHLSVVPRDALPLLRSGQVDRRLFDVTALIDARYDDAHRDSLPLLVSYRSGQARRGAAGLPGTRVTRDLPAIRGAALTAGKSSAGAVWSTLTGGAGGADRAGGAGGARLDAAGGVERIWLDGRRAVSLDHSVPQIGAPTAWAAGYTGKGVTVAVLDTGIDATHPDLAGKVTEARNFSDTPDQKDTVGHGTHVASTIAGTGAASGGKYKGVAPDAKLLDGKVCEDFGCAESSILAGMQWATVDKKATVVNLSLGGRDTPELDPLEEAVQTLTAQTGSLFVIAAGNDGSDGSVGSPGTADAALTVGAVDRDDELAEFSSRGPRVGDDALKPDITAPGVDIVAARSANGQIGDPVGTQYVALSGTSMATPHVAGSVALLAQQHPGWKAGQLKATLMAAAKPHPTQTAYEQGAGRVDLTRAITEQVTTDPVSVSFGRALWPHGDDAPITRTVAWQNGGSAPVTLDLTLEVKGPGGKAAPAGMFALGVNRITVPAGGRAETTVTADTRLGVDGYWTGRVVARSGSTVAVTPLAVHREVESYTVTLTHLDRNGKPAADYATTLVGLADFDVRDVFGADGVAEVRIPKGRYGLSSVLFEEAPEGESSGLALLSQPELVVDGDTALTIDARRTGPVRMTVPQADAKVVLVDVAANFFTDDGGSYSFGVGSDTFGGVRTGQLGGTVTDKRFISSFSSQWADLDVAHSPYLYALSEVVPGRLPTGFTRDYRPRDLATVVHKFHDAYPELEAERLVFPDNGYNTGGWAVNVPTTVPGQRTEYYNTKGMRWDSELDFGTRTEEGWLDLKALLLGRSAAYQAGRKVTETWGSAPLGPTLPTPRWPEEDVTRIGDTIWVSVPLHSDAAGHIGVSLNDSSRTALWRNGKLVAENDESGYGEFTVPKEAGDYKLTAGAKRSLTDLSTEVEASWTFRSGHVAGDTPKRLPLSEIRFTPRLSADNTAPAGRVFAVPVQVRRQAGAGTAKVAKLSVDVSYDGGKTWRRATVVKVPGQGTVALVNHPAGAGYVSLRATARDTDGNTASTRIIQAYRLE; via the coding sequence TTGCACGGAACCAGAAGAACCGCGGCCGGTGGGCTGGTGCTCGCCCTGGCCCTCGGTCTACCGGCGACGAGTGCGGGCGCCGCGCCCGCAGCTCAGGCCACGCCCCGACCCGCCGCGCCGGCCGTGGGCTCCATCACGGTCACCCTGATCACCGGGGACCAGGTCACCGTCACCCGCACCGGCGGCGCCGCCGTGCGCCCCGGCGCCGGCCGCAAGCACCAGCAGTTCGTGGTGAGCCGCGAACGCGGTCACCTCTCCGTGGTGCCCCGGGACGCGCTGCCGCTGCTCCGCTCGGGGCAGGTCGACAGGCGACTGTTCGACGTCACCGCGCTGATCGACGCCCGCTACGACGACGCCCACCGCGACAGCCTGCCGCTGCTGGTGTCGTACCGCTCGGGGCAGGCCCGGCGCGGTGCGGCCGGACTGCCCGGCACCCGGGTGACCCGCGACCTGCCGGCCATCCGGGGCGCTGCCCTGACCGCGGGCAAGTCCTCGGCCGGCGCGGTCTGGTCGACGCTCACCGGCGGGGCCGGCGGTGCCGACAGGGCCGGCGGGGCCGGCGGTGCCCGGCTCGACGCGGCAGGGGGCGTCGAGCGGATCTGGTTGGACGGCCGCCGCGCGGTCTCGCTCGACCACAGCGTGCCCCAGATCGGCGCACCCACCGCCTGGGCGGCCGGCTACACCGGCAAGGGGGTGACCGTCGCGGTGCTGGACACCGGCATCGACGCCACCCACCCGGACCTGGCCGGCAAGGTGACCGAGGCACGCAACTTCAGCGACACGCCGGACCAGAAGGACACCGTCGGCCACGGCACCCACGTCGCGTCCACCATCGCCGGCACCGGTGCCGCCTCCGGTGGCAAGTACAAGGGTGTCGCGCCGGACGCGAAGCTGCTCGACGGCAAGGTCTGCGAGGACTTCGGCTGCGCCGAGTCGTCGATCCTGGCCGGCATGCAGTGGGCCACCGTCGACAAGAAGGCCACCGTGGTCAACCTGAGCCTCGGCGGCCGGGACACCCCGGAGCTCGACCCGCTGGAAGAGGCCGTCCAGACGCTCACCGCCCAGACCGGCAGCCTCTTCGTCATCGCCGCCGGCAACGACGGCTCGGACGGCTCGGTCGGCTCACCGGGCACCGCCGACGCCGCGCTCACCGTCGGCGCGGTCGACCGGGACGACGAGCTGGCCGAGTTCTCCAGCCGGGGCCCCCGGGTCGGCGACGACGCGCTCAAGCCCGACATCACCGCCCCGGGCGTCGACATCGTGGCCGCCCGCTCCGCCAACGGCCAGATCGGCGATCCGGTGGGGACGCAGTACGTCGCGCTCTCCGGCACCTCGATGGCCACCCCGCACGTCGCCGGCTCGGTGGCGCTGCTCGCCCAACAGCACCCGGGCTGGAAGGCCGGGCAGCTCAAGGCGACCCTGATGGCCGCCGCCAAGCCGCACCCCACGCAGACCGCCTACGAGCAGGGCGCCGGCCGGGTGGACCTGACCCGGGCGATCACCGAGCAGGTCACCACCGACCCGGTAAGCGTCTCGTTCGGTCGGGCCCTCTGGCCGCACGGTGACGACGCCCCGATCACCCGGACCGTCGCCTGGCAGAACGGCGGCTCCGCCCCGGTCACCCTCGACCTCACCCTTGAGGTGAAGGGCCCGGGCGGGAAAGCCGCGCCGGCCGGCATGTTCGCCCTCGGCGTCAACCGGATCACCGTCCCGGCGGGCGGCCGGGCCGAGACCACCGTCACCGCGGACACCCGGCTCGGGGTCGACGGCTACTGGACCGGCCGGGTGGTGGCCCGCTCGGGCAGCACCGTGGCGGTCACCCCGCTGGCGGTGCACCGGGAGGTGGAGAGCTACACCGTCACGCTCACCCACCTCGACCGGAACGGCAAGCCCGCCGCCGACTACGCGACCACCCTGGTCGGCCTCGCCGACTTCGACGTGCGGGACGTCTTCGGCGCCGACGGTGTCGCCGAGGTCCGGATCCCCAAGGGCCGGTACGGGCTGAGCAGCGTCCTGTTCGAGGAGGCGCCGGAGGGCGAGTCCAGCGGGCTGGCCCTGCTCAGCCAGCCGGAGTTGGTGGTCGACGGCGACACGGCGCTCACCATCGACGCGCGTCGGACCGGGCCGGTCCGGATGACCGTCCCGCAGGCCGACGCGAAGGTCGTCCTGGTCGATGTCGCCGCCAACTTCTTCACCGACGACGGCGGTAGCTACAGCTTCGGCGTGGGCTCCGACACCTTCGGCGGGGTGCGCACCGGGCAGCTTGGCGGCACGGTGACGGACAAGCGGTTCATCTCCTCCTTCAGCAGCCAGTGGGCCGACCTCGACGTCGCGCACAGCCCCTACCTGTACGCGCTGAGCGAGGTCGTACCGGGCAGGCTGCCCACCGGGTTCACCCGCGACTACCGACCGCGTGACCTGGCCACCGTGGTGCACAAGTTCCACGACGCGTACCCGGAGCTCGAGGCCGAGCGGTTGGTCTTCCCGGACAACGGTTACAACACCGGCGGCTGGGCGGTGAACGTCCCCACCACCGTGCCCGGCCAGCGCACCGAGTACTACAACACCAAGGGCATGCGCTGGGACTCCGAACTGGACTTCGGCACCCGGACCGAGGAAGGCTGGCTGGACCTCAAGGCGCTCCTCCTGGGCCGGTCCGCCGCCTACCAGGCCGGTCGGAAGGTCACCGAGACCTGGGGGTCCGCGCCCCTCGGGCCGACCCTGCCCACCCCGCGCTGGCCGGAGGAGGACGTCACCCGGATCGGGGACACCATCTGGGTGAGCGTGCCGCTGCACAGCGACGCGGCCGGACACATCGGGGTGTCGCTGAACGACAGCTCCCGTACCGCGCTGTGGCGCAACGGCAAGCTGGTGGCGGAGAACGACGAGTCGGGGTACGGCGAGTTCACCGTGCCGAAGGAGGCCGGCGACTACAAGCTGACCGCCGGGGCCAAGCGGAGCCTGACCGACCTCAGCACCGAGGTCGAGGCGAGCTGGACCTTCCGGTCCGGGCACGTGGCGGGTGACACGCCCAAGCGGCTGCCGCTGTCGGAGATCCGGTTCACCCCGCGGTTGAGCGCCGACAACACCGCACCGGCCGGGCGGGTCTTCGCCGTTCCGGTCCAGGTGCGGCGGCAGGCGGGTGCCGGCACCGCCAAGGTGGCCAAGCTGAGCGTCGACGTCTCGTACGACGGCGGGAAGACCTGGCGACGGGCGACCGTGGTGAAGGTGCCGGGCCAGGGCACCGTGGCGCTGGTCAACCACCCGGCCGGTGCCGGGTACGTGTCCCTGCGGGCGACCGCCCGGGACACCGACGGCAACACCGCGAGCACCCGGATCATCCAGGCGTACCGCCTGGAGTGA
- the dapD gene encoding 2,3,4,5-tetrahydropyridine-2,6-dicarboxylate N-succinyltransferase, whose product MTSQSAWGIGLATVTAAEQVLDTWYPTGKLGLGELPLVPGEDQADVLDLPPGAIGERALPGLRTVQVVTVIGALDEPIKDAADAYLRLHLLSHRLVRPNELNLDGIFAQLANVAWTSAGPCPPERVDELRVIERAAGRHLAVYGVDKFPRMTDYVVPGGVRIADADRVRLGAHLASGTTVMHEGFVNFNAGTLGTSMVEGRIVQGVVVGDGSDIGGGASIMGTLSGGGTDRVRIGERSLVGANAGVGISLGDDCVVEAGCYLTAASKITLPDGRVVKARELSGVDGLLFWRNSVTGALEAKPRTGRGIELNAALHAND is encoded by the coding sequence GTGACGTCCCAATCCGCCTGGGGTATCGGCCTGGCCACCGTGACCGCCGCCGAGCAGGTGCTCGACACCTGGTACCCGACCGGCAAGCTGGGGCTGGGCGAGTTGCCGCTGGTCCCCGGCGAGGACCAGGCCGACGTGCTCGACCTGCCGCCCGGCGCGATCGGCGAGCGGGCCCTGCCCGGCCTGCGTACGGTGCAGGTGGTCACCGTGATCGGCGCGCTGGACGAGCCGATCAAGGACGCCGCCGACGCGTACCTGCGGCTGCACCTGCTCTCCCACCGCCTGGTGCGGCCCAACGAGCTGAACCTCGACGGCATCTTCGCCCAACTGGCGAACGTCGCCTGGACGTCGGCCGGGCCGTGCCCGCCGGAGCGGGTGGACGAGTTGCGGGTGATCGAGCGGGCCGCCGGCCGCCACCTGGCCGTGTACGGGGTGGACAAGTTCCCCCGGATGACCGACTACGTGGTGCCTGGCGGGGTGCGGATCGCCGACGCGGACCGGGTCCGGCTCGGCGCCCACCTGGCCAGCGGCACCACCGTGATGCACGAGGGCTTCGTCAACTTCAACGCCGGCACGCTGGGCACCTCGATGGTCGAAGGCCGGATCGTGCAGGGCGTGGTGGTCGGCGACGGCTCCGACATCGGCGGCGGCGCGTCGATCATGGGCACCCTCTCCGGCGGCGGCACCGACCGGGTCCGGATCGGCGAGCGGAGTCTGGTCGGCGCGAACGCCGGGGTCGGCATCTCGCTGGGCGACGACTGCGTGGTGGAGGCCGGCTGCTATCTCACCGCCGCCTCGAAGATCACCCTGCCGGACGGCCGGGTGGTCAAGGCCCGCGAACTGTCCGGCGTCGACGGGCTGCTGTTCTGGCGCAACTCGGTCACCGGGGCGCTGGAGGCGAAGCCGCGCACCGGTCGGGGCATCGAGCTGAACGCCGCCCTGCACGCCAACGACTGA
- the dapE gene encoding succinyl-diaminopimelate desuccinylase, whose translation MENPLTPEVLADPVALTRALVDIESVSLDEKAIADCVEEVLRRVPHLSTFRHGNTVMARTDLGRASRVVLAGHLDTVPLNDNFPSTMRGDLMYGCGTSDMKSGVAFALHLAVTLPDPRYDVTYFFYEAEEIESRYNGLTLVSQAHPEWLQADFAVLLEPTYGIVEAGCQGTMRAVVTTHGERAHAARSWRGVNAIHGAGEVLRRLSTYQARRVTIDGCDYREGLNAVRIHGGVAGNVVPDRCEIEINYRYAPDRDPAAAEAHLREVLDGFELTVTDAAAGAPPGLDSPAAQEFLAAVGAAPIGKLGWTDVARFAAMGIPALNFGPGDPNLAHHKDEHVELTKIRDGAATLHRWLTPA comes from the coding sequence ATGGAGAACCCGCTTACCCCCGAGGTCCTGGCCGATCCGGTGGCGCTGACCCGTGCCCTGGTCGACATCGAATCCGTCTCCCTCGACGAGAAGGCCATCGCCGACTGCGTCGAGGAGGTCCTGCGCCGGGTGCCGCACCTGAGCACCTTCCGGCACGGCAACACGGTGATGGCGCGGACGGACCTCGGCCGGGCCTCCCGGGTGGTGCTCGCCGGGCACCTGGACACGGTGCCGCTCAACGACAACTTCCCGTCGACAATGCGCGGCGACCTGATGTACGGCTGCGGCACCTCCGACATGAAGTCCGGGGTGGCGTTCGCGCTGCACCTGGCGGTGACCCTGCCCGACCCCCGGTACGACGTGACGTACTTCTTCTACGAGGCCGAGGAGATCGAGTCCCGGTACAACGGGCTCACCCTGGTCTCCCAGGCCCACCCGGAATGGCTCCAGGCCGACTTCGCGGTGCTGCTGGAACCGACGTACGGCATCGTCGAGGCCGGTTGCCAGGGCACCATGCGGGCGGTCGTCACCACCCACGGCGAGCGGGCCCATGCGGCCCGGTCCTGGCGCGGGGTCAACGCCATCCACGGCGCGGGGGAGGTGCTGCGCCGGCTCTCGACCTACCAGGCCCGGCGGGTCACCATCGACGGTTGCGACTACCGCGAGGGCCTGAACGCGGTACGGATCCACGGCGGGGTGGCCGGCAACGTCGTACCCGACCGCTGCGAGATCGAGATCAACTACCGGTACGCGCCCGATCGTGACCCGGCGGCGGCCGAGGCGCACCTGCGGGAGGTGCTCGACGGCTTCGAGCTGACGGTCACCGACGCGGCCGCTGGCGCGCCTCCCGGACTCGACTCGCCGGCGGCCCAGGAGTTCCTGGCGGCGGTGGGTGCGGCCCCGATCGGCAAGCTGGGCTGGACCGACGTGGCCCGGTTCGCGGCGATGGGCATCCCGGCGCTGAACTTCGGCCCGGGCGACCCCAACCTGGCCCACCACAAGGACGAACACGTCGAACTCACCAAGATCCGCGACGGCGCCGCCACCCTCCACCGCTGGCTCACCCCCGCCTGA
- a CDS encoding TIGR00730 family Rossman fold protein: protein MAAICVFCASSRTLDQRWLDLAAETGAELARRGHTLVSGGGCVGMMGALADGARAAGGRTVGVIPQALMDLEVSDLASDELLVTDTMASRKTIMIEKSDAFLTLPGGLGTLDELFEVWTTATLAMHAKPMVLVDTDSFYRPLLDWLATITDQTFLKPAGLELLTVTPTVSTALDALESRLP, encoded by the coding sequence GTGGCGGCGATCTGTGTCTTCTGCGCGTCCTCCCGTACGCTCGATCAGCGCTGGCTGGACCTGGCGGCCGAGACCGGGGCGGAGCTGGCCCGGCGCGGGCACACGCTGGTCAGCGGCGGCGGTTGCGTCGGGATGATGGGTGCCCTCGCCGACGGGGCGCGGGCGGCCGGCGGGCGCACGGTCGGGGTGATCCCGCAGGCGCTGATGGACCTGGAGGTCTCCGATCTCGCCTCGGACGAACTGCTGGTCACCGACACCATGGCCAGCCGGAAGACCATCATGATCGAGAAGTCGGACGCCTTCCTCACCCTGCCCGGCGGTCTGGGCACCCTGGACGAGCTGTTCGAGGTCTGGACCACCGCCACGCTGGCCATGCACGCCAAGCCGATGGTGCTGGTCGACACCGACAGCTTCTACCGCCCGCTGCTCGACTGGCTCGCCACCATCACCGACCAGACCTTCCTCAAGCCGGCCGGCCTGGAACTGCTCACGGTCACCCCGACCGTCTCCACCGCACTGGACGCCCTGGAGTCGCGGCTGCCCTGA
- a CDS encoding ATP-dependent helicase, translating to MLVLGGPGTGKTRTLVESVAARVAEGVDPERLLVLTFGRRQATELRQRIEARIAADGHRVLREPLVRTFPAFAFGLLRRAAGERGEPSPRLLTGPEQDLIIRELLDVVGTEPGDDPVGWPDDLLPALRTRAFAAQLRDLLMRAAERGVGPAELARLGEKLGRTDWPAAARFLREYVAVLALRDVGNRGSVAYDPAELVRAATGLLLDDPELLEAERRRLAHVYVDELADTDPAQQDLLAVLAGGGRSLVAFADPDSSTYAFRGADPAVVAAFPHRFRTASGAPAAQVTFTTSYRAGPVLLGATGRLARRLRGPAGHRQLRPLPDAPPGSVEVRTFRSATSEAAWLAHALRAAHLLDGVPWSAMAVLVRSTHLHLPSLRRALHAAGVPTVVHGEDLPLHLQPAVAPLLLVLRCALDPARLDEESAIALLHSPLGGADPLAERRLRQGLRALALARGDRRPSGELIVEALADPAELAGIERRWVEPARAVAELLATARTAAAVPGATAEDVLWAVWSASGLAERWAGVIMRGRAATGEHETAQRWRAEAADRDLDAVLVLFDAAARFVDRLPGARTEVFLDHVLGQDLPADTLAASADRGAAVRLLTAHAAKGLEWDLVAVAGVQEGVWPDLRLRGSLLGSERLVDVLVGRADGAGVRAGLVGQTSALLDEERRLFHVAVTRARRRLLVTAVASAAVGGDDHEEQPSRFLHELGVADPAPSRPDPSAARGDVGEKSEAGEVGEAGDDLPGELPVGRPPRALTLSALVAELRTAIAGPAASVARRRAAAAELARLAAAGIPGAHPDDWWGLRTLSDDRPLVDEGEPVRVTPSGMESALRCSLRWLLERHGGSGPASAAQGVGNLVHAAAMLAEDASADRTALLEYVAARFDAIELAARWMVGPERERAEAMVDKLLRWLAGNPRRLLAIEHEFAVRLDDPARPVELTGRVDRLEVDADGRLVVIDLKTGKSTAVTEREVAEHPQLGAYQAAVEAGGFAEFGDEAGGAALVQLGTGAKDAREQTQAAAGQGPEAGWATALVRRTADTMAAATFAAVANSKCRVCPVRTSCPVSGQGRQVVEPPTAVDEGER from the coding sequence ATGCTGGTGCTCGGCGGGCCGGGCACCGGCAAGACCCGCACCCTGGTCGAGTCGGTCGCCGCCCGGGTCGCCGAGGGGGTCGACCCGGAGCGCCTGCTGGTGCTCACCTTCGGCCGTCGGCAGGCCACCGAGCTGCGGCAACGGATCGAGGCCCGGATCGCCGCCGACGGTCACCGGGTGCTGCGGGAACCGTTGGTACGCACCTTCCCCGCCTTCGCCTTCGGGCTGCTGCGCCGGGCCGCAGGCGAGCGGGGCGAGCCGTCCCCCCGGCTGCTCACCGGCCCCGAGCAGGATCTGATCATCCGCGAGCTGCTGGACGTCGTCGGCACCGAACCCGGCGACGACCCGGTCGGTTGGCCGGACGACCTGCTCCCCGCCCTGCGTACCCGGGCGTTCGCCGCCCAGCTGCGTGACCTGCTGATGCGGGCTGCCGAGCGGGGGGTCGGCCCGGCCGAGCTGGCCCGGCTGGGGGAGAAGCTGGGCCGCACCGACTGGCCGGCCGCCGCCCGGTTCCTCAGGGAGTACGTCGCCGTCCTCGCGCTGCGCGACGTCGGCAACCGGGGCTCCGTGGCGTACGACCCGGCCGAGCTGGTCCGCGCCGCCACCGGCCTGCTCCTCGACGATCCGGAGCTGTTGGAGGCCGAGCGTCGCCGGCTGGCCCACGTCTACGTCGACGAGTTGGCCGACACCGACCCGGCCCAGCAGGACCTGTTGGCCGTTCTGGCCGGCGGCGGCAGGTCCCTGGTGGCATTCGCCGACCCGGACTCCTCCACGTACGCCTTCCGGGGTGCCGACCCGGCCGTGGTCGCCGCGTTCCCCCACCGGTTCCGGACGGCCTCCGGGGCACCGGCGGCGCAGGTCACGTTCACCACCTCCTACCGGGCCGGGCCGGTGCTGCTCGGTGCTACCGGCCGGCTGGCCCGGCGGCTGCGCGGCCCGGCCGGGCACCGGCAGCTGCGACCGCTGCCCGACGCGCCGCCGGGCAGCGTCGAGGTGCGCACCTTCCGCTCGGCCACCAGCGAGGCCGCCTGGCTGGCCCACGCGCTGCGCGCCGCCCACCTGCTCGACGGGGTGCCCTGGTCGGCGATGGCGGTGCTGGTCCGCTCGACCCACCTGCACCTGCCGTCGTTGCGACGGGCGTTGCACGCCGCCGGGGTGCCGACCGTGGTGCACGGCGAGGACCTGCCACTGCACCTGCAACCGGCGGTGGCCCCACTGCTGCTCGTGCTGCGCTGCGCCCTCGACCCGGCCCGGCTCGACGAGGAGTCCGCGATCGCCCTGCTGCACTCGCCGCTGGGCGGGGCCGATCCGCTCGCCGAGCGGCGGTTGCGGCAGGGGCTGCGGGCGCTCGCGCTGGCCCGGGGCGACCGGCGGCCCTCCGGCGAGCTGATCGTCGAGGCGCTGGCCGACCCGGCGGAGCTGGCCGGCATCGAGCGGCGCTGGGTCGAACCGGCCCGTGCCGTGGCGGAGTTGCTGGCCACCGCCCGGACGGCTGCGGCGGTGCCCGGCGCGACCGCCGAGGACGTGCTCTGGGCGGTGTGGAGCGCCAGCGGGCTCGCCGAACGCTGGGCCGGGGTGATCATGCGGGGGCGGGCGGCCACCGGGGAACACGAGACCGCCCAGCGTTGGCGGGCCGAGGCCGCCGACCGGGACCTCGACGCGGTGCTGGTGCTCTTCGACGCGGCGGCCCGGTTCGTCGACCGGCTGCCCGGTGCCCGGACCGAGGTCTTCCTCGACCACGTCCTCGGCCAGGATCTGCCGGCCGACACCCTGGCGGCCAGCGCCGACCGGGGAGCCGCGGTCCGCCTGCTCACCGCGCACGCCGCCAAGGGGCTGGAGTGGGACCTGGTCGCGGTGGCCGGTGTGCAGGAGGGCGTCTGGCCCGACCTGCGGCTGCGCGGCAGCCTGCTCGGCTCGGAGCGGCTGGTCGACGTGCTGGTCGGCCGGGCGGACGGCGCCGGCGTCCGGGCCGGTCTGGTCGGGCAGACCTCCGCCCTGCTCGACGAGGAACGCCGGCTCTTCCACGTCGCGGTGACCCGGGCCCGGCGTCGGCTGCTGGTCACCGCCGTCGCCTCGGCGGCCGTCGGCGGCGACGACCACGAGGAGCAGCCCAGCCGCTTCCTGCACGAGCTGGGTGTGGCCGACCCGGCACCTTCCCGCCCGGACCCGTCGGCGGCCCGGGGTGACGTGGGCGAGAAGAGCGAGGCCGGCGAGGTGGGCGAGGCGGGCGACGACCTGCCCGGCGAGTTGCCGGTCGGGCGGCCACCCCGGGCGCTCACCCTCTCGGCGCTGGTGGCGGAGCTGCGTACCGCGATCGCCGGTCCGGCGGCGTCGGTGGCCCGGCGGCGCGCGGCGGCGGCCGAGCTGGCCCGGCTGGCTGCCGCCGGCATCCCGGGCGCGCACCCGGACGACTGGTGGGGCCTGCGCACTCTCTCCGACGACCGGCCCCTGGTGGACGAGGGCGAGCCCGTCCGGGTCACCCCGTCGGGCATGGAGAGCGCGCTGCGGTGCAGCCTGCGCTGGCTGCTCGAACGGCACGGCGGCAGCGGCCCGGCCAGCGCCGCCCAGGGGGTCGGCAACCTGGTGCACGCCGCCGCGATGCTGGCCGAGGACGCCAGCGCCGACCGGACCGCCCTGCTGGAGTACGTGGCCGCCCGGTTCGACGCGATCGAGCTGGCCGCCCGCTGGATGGTCGGCCCGGAACGGGAACGCGCCGAGGCCATGGTGGACAAGCTGCTGCGCTGGCTGGCCGGCAACCCGCGTCGGCTGCTCGCCATCGAGCACGAGTTCGCGGTCCGCCTCGACGACCCGGCGCGGCCGGTCGAGCTGACCGGCCGGGTCGACCGGCTGGAGGTCGACGCCGACGGCCGGCTCGTGGTGATCGACCTCAAGACCGGCAAGTCGACGGCGGTCACCGAGCGGGAGGTGGCCGAGCATCCGCAGCTCGGGGCGTACCAGGCGGCGGTGGAGGCGGGTGGGTTCGCCGAGTTCGGCGACGAGGCCGGGGGAGCGGCGCTGGTGCAGCTCGGCACCGGCGCGAAGGACGCCCGGGAGCAGACCCAGGCCGCCGCCGGGCAGGGCCCCGAGGCCGGCTGGGCCACCGCCCTGGTCCGGCGCACCGCCGACACGATGGCCGCCGCCACCTTCGCCGCCGTCGCCAACTCGAAGTGCCGGGTCTGCCCGGTGCGGACCAGTTGCCCCGTCTCCGGGCAGGGCCGTCAGGTCGTCGAGCCACCGACCGCCGTGGACGAGGGGGAGCGGTGA